DNA from Deinococcus reticulitermitis:
TCGACTCGCCCGAGCGGCTGCGCGAAGCCGCCCAGAACGGCGAGGTGGCCGCCCTGAAAGGCTTCGGGGCGAAGAGTGCGGCGACGCTCCTGGCCGCCGTCGAATTCCTGCTGGGCGCGCGGGCGTATCAGCACCTCAGCAGCGGCGTGAGCACGGTAGATACCCTGCTCGCGCACCTCGCCGCCTTTGCCCCCATGTCCAGCGGCGAGGTGCGGCGCGGCCTGGAAACGGTCCGCTGCGCCGAGGTCACCGTGACCGGCGAGGTGGACGCGGTGGCGGCCCGGCTCGCGGGGGTGCTGGACGAACTGGAGACCGGGGAAGCGGAGGTCAGCGGCACCCTGGGCGGCGTCCCGGTGCGGGTGGGCGTGGCGGACGAGACGGGGCGGGGCGCCCTCGACCTGTGGCTCGGCGGGGGCGACGGGTACCGGGCCGAGCTGAGCGCGCGCGCCACGGAGCGCGGGCTGAACCTCTCCCCCAGCGGCCTGCGCCGGGGCGGGAAACGCCTCACCATTCCCGACGAGGCGGCGGCGCTCGGCGAACTGGGCCTGCCGCTGCGCCCCGCCGAGTACCGCGAGCCTGAGCACGACGGGATCTGGGAGACGCTGCCCCCGCCGGAGGAACTCGTCACGGTGGCCGACCTGCGCGGGATGCTCCACACCCACTCGGTCTGGTCCGACGGCACCGCGAGCATCCGCGAGATGGCCGAAGAAACGCTGCGGCTGGGGCACGACTTTCTCGGCACCGGCGACCACTCGCGCGCGGCGCACTACGCGAACGGCCTGAGCATCGAGCGGCTGCGCGAGCAACTGCGGGAAGTCCGCGAGCTTCAGCGGGCCGGGCTGCCCCTCGTGGCGGGAGCGGAGGTGGACATTCTCGAGGACGGCTCGCTCGACTACCCCGACGACCTTCTCGCGGAACTCGACTACGTGGTCGCGAGCGTGCACAGCGCCTTCACCCTCGACCCCGCGCGGCAGACCGAGCGCCTGGTGCGCGCCGCGTCTCACCCGCTCGTGACCATCCTCGGCCACCCCACCGGACGGCTGCTGTTGCGCCGGCCCGGCTACGCCTTCGATCTGGACGCGGTGCTCTCGGCATGCGAGCAGCGCGGCACGGTGGTCGAAATCAACGCCAATGCCTACCGCCTCGATCTCGACTGGCGCGACGTGCTGCGCTGGAGGACGCGCCTGACCTTCGCTGTCAACACCGACGCCCACACGCTCGGCGGCCTGAGCGACGCGCGCTACGGGGTAAGGATGGCGCGCAAGGCGGGGCTCACGCGGGGACAGGTGCTCAACACGCTGGGCAAAGGCGAACTGCTCGCGTTCATTCAGCGCCAGCGGGCGGCACGGCAAGCGTCCTGAAGCCGGGAGCGTCTTGAGGCATGGCGGGAGGCCCTGGGGAGGCTGCGCGCGCTCTGCTAGACTTCGGAGCGTTGCCGCAGGCGCCCGTGCCGGTTCAGGAGCAGCCAGGAAGGAGCCTGACCAGGCAGTCGCGGCCCACGGACAGACCCCCAGTGCACAGGCCGAGGGCCCAGGCACAGCCAAGGAGAAGATCGATGATCAGCGTCACGGAACTGAGAAACGGCACGAAAGTGCAGATGGACGGCGGACTGTGGGAGTGCCTCGAATACTCTCACCTCAAGATGGGACGCGGCGGCGCCAAGGTGGTCACCAAGTTCCGCAACATGGAAAGCGGAAGCATCGTGGACCGCACCTTCAACTCCGGCGAGAAGCTGCAAGACATCTACGTCGAGGGCAAGAAGATGCAGTACCTCTACAAGGACGGCGACGACTTCGTGTTCATGGACATGGAGACCTTCGAGCAGGTGCACCTGCCGCCCGCCCTGGTCGGTGACGCGTCCAAGTTCATGAAGGAAAACACCGACGTGGAAGTCGCGATGTACGGCGACAAGGCCCTGAGCATTACCCTGCCCAACCAGGTCATTCTCAAGATCACCCAGACCGACCCCGGCGTGCGCGGCGACACCGTCTCGGGCGGCACCAAGCCCGCCACCCTGGAGACGGGCGCCATCGTGCAGGTGCCGCTGTTCGTCGAGCAGGGCACCGACGTGAAGGTCGATACCCGCACCGGCCAGTACCTCAGCCGGGCCTGAGCCGACCCGCGCCGTCCGGGGGCCGTTTCCTGCGGGAGGCGGCCCCCGGACTTTTCCTGCTGCTCTGGCGACCGGTTCTGGCGCTGGCCCTGTATCCTCCTTGCCGAGTGACCAAACGAGCGTTAGGCCAGGAGTGACACCCGTCTCCTGGTGCGGCGCGGCATGATGTGCTCAGTCACCATTCAAGGAGGGGCCATGAACCCAGATGACCTGAAGAAGATCCTCGACGCCCTCACCCAGGCCGACGTGCGCGAGTTCCAGCTCAAGACCGGCAGCTTCGACCTCTCGCTTCAGCGCGGGCCACAGGCCGCGAGCAGCGTGAGCCTGCCGCAGTTCCAGATGCCCTCCATGCCGGTGGGCTACGCGCCCGCGCCCCAGGCCCCGAGCGCTTCTCAGGCTCCCGCCGCGCCGAGTGCGCCGAGCAGCGCAGCCAGCACGGAAGCGCCCGCCCCGAGCAGCGCCCCGGCCGCGCCCCAGCCTGCGCCTGCAGCGGCCCCGGCCGCCCCCGCCGCGAGTGCCAGCAAGGGGCAGCCGGTCAAGGCCCCCATCGTCGGCACCTTCTACGCGTCGAGCAGCCCCGACGCGCCCGCCTACGTCAAGGTCGGTGACAGTGTGCAGGCCGGGCAGGTGCTGTGCATCATCGAGGCGATGAAGTTGATGAACGAGATCGAGGCCGAGACGGGCGGCGTGATTCGCGAGATCCTGGTCAAAAACGCCGAGCCCGTGGAGTACGGCCAGACCCTGTTCATCATTGAATGAGGCCGAGGGTCCAAGGATCTAAGAGGGACCGAACCTTAGACCCTTGGACCTTTGCTGGAGGCAAGCATGTTCAAGAAAATCCTGATCGCCAACCGTGGCGAGATCGCCCTGCGCGTGATTCGCA
Protein-coding regions in this window:
- the efp gene encoding elongation factor P, translated to MISVTELRNGTKVQMDGGLWECLEYSHLKMGRGGAKVVTKFRNMESGSIVDRTFNSGEKLQDIYVEGKKMQYLYKDGDDFVFMDMETFEQVHLPPALVGDASKFMKENTDVEVAMYGDKALSITLPNQVILKITQTDPGVRGDTVSGGTKPATLETGAIVQVPLFVEQGTDVKVDTRTGQYLSRA
- the accB gene encoding acetyl-CoA carboxylase biotin carboxyl carrier protein; this translates as MNPDDLKKILDALTQADVREFQLKTGSFDLSLQRGPQAASSVSLPQFQMPSMPVGYAPAPQAPSASQAPAAPSAPSSAASTEAPAPSSAPAAPQPAPAAAPAAPAASASKGQPVKAPIVGTFYASSSPDAPAYVKVGDSVQAGQVLCIIEAMKLMNEIEAETGGVIREILVKNAEPVEYGQTLFIIE
- a CDS encoding DNA polymerase/3'-5' exonuclease PolX; amino-acid sequence: MTLPPRKALVAALERTADLLDVLGEEAFRAQAYRGAARSLETLSAETPDLLERDFAGIPKVGKGIAAELSAFARTGVFAPLAAAEAQVPPGLLELLGVRGLGPKKLRALWQAGIDSPERLREAAQNGEVAALKGFGAKSAATLLAAVEFLLGARAYQHLSSGVSTVDTLLAHLAAFAPMSSGEVRRGLETVRCAEVTVTGEVDAVAARLAGVLDELETGEAEVSGTLGGVPVRVGVADETGRGALDLWLGGGDGYRAELSARATERGLNLSPSGLRRGGKRLTIPDEAAALGELGLPLRPAEYREPEHDGIWETLPPPEELVTVADLRGMLHTHSVWSDGTASIREMAEETLRLGHDFLGTGDHSRAAHYANGLSIERLREQLREVRELQRAGLPLVAGAEVDILEDGSLDYPDDLLAELDYVVASVHSAFTLDPARQTERLVRAASHPLVTILGHPTGRLLLRRPGYAFDLDAVLSACEQRGTVVEINANAYRLDLDWRDVLRWRTRLTFAVNTDAHTLGGLSDARYGVRMARKAGLTRGQVLNTLGKGELLAFIQRQRAARQAS